One Oligoflexus sp. genomic region harbors:
- a CDS encoding LysM peptidoglycan-binding domain-containing protein — MMRAKYQNFVKIVLVSSCYLTWTACQTSDGFDEDSVNRRSVYREDDSRSLLPTPQQASEEARQYKVEEEKKIAERRKGDEPIAGVDSDGNLNDLTAAYAQILVPQAQQEEAYFAPVKKSPEQQMVQAMKGGQIKAGGTTRRKPVFLGKIGVEAMLQQAKTVNMNAPAAVTGGMISLAARSGRGAGPIANRENMSSYIVQPGDTLSVISVKIYGTSGRWMELAHLNRLGNGSVIFPNELILYIPDTAAAAP, encoded by the coding sequence ATGATGCGAGCGAAATACCAAAATTTCGTGAAAATCGTGTTGGTTTCAAGCTGCTATCTTACCTGGACAGCTTGCCAGACGTCCGATGGTTTTGACGAAGATTCCGTCAATAGACGATCGGTTTACCGTGAAGATGACAGCCGTAGTCTTTTGCCGACACCCCAGCAGGCTTCGGAAGAAGCGCGGCAGTACAAGGTGGAAGAGGAAAAGAAGATCGCGGAGCGGAGGAAAGGTGATGAACCGATCGCGGGCGTGGACAGCGATGGGAACCTGAATGATCTGACCGCGGCTTATGCTCAGATCCTCGTGCCGCAGGCGCAGCAGGAGGAAGCCTATTTCGCGCCGGTCAAGAAGAGTCCTGAGCAGCAGATGGTCCAGGCCATGAAAGGCGGACAGATCAAGGCCGGTGGCACCACGAGGCGGAAGCCGGTGTTCCTGGGCAAGATTGGTGTGGAAGCTATGCTGCAGCAGGCAAAGACTGTGAATATGAATGCTCCGGCGGCAGTGACCGGAGGTATGATTAGCCTCGCCGCGCGCTCCGGCCGTGGCGCCGGACCTATTGCGAACCGCGAAAATATGAGCAGTTATATCGTGCAGCCTGGGGATACGCTGAGCGTGATCTCGGTGAAAATCTACGGGACGTCAGGCCGTTGGATGGAGCTGGCGCATTTGAATCGCCTGGGGAACGGCTCGGTGATCTTTCCGAATGAGTTGATACTTTACATCCCGGACACTGCGGCCGCTGCTCCCTGA